A single Pseudoxanthomonas sp. DNA region contains:
- a CDS encoding DUF2058 domain-containing protein gives MAKGNPLQEQLLKAGLVKKSKLAEVAREQNKARHGKGPAAPNEIQREAERARAEKAERDRALEAERKAHARTAELRAQARQIIADRKVPRSGELEYRFTANGAIRTVLVNDDLKKKLAAGLLVIAHIDDRYELLPRVAADKVRERDPDMIVLDHAQGTDAAASTSEDDDYYAQFKVPDDLMW, from the coding sequence ATGGCGAAGGGAAATCCTCTCCAGGAACAACTGCTCAAGGCCGGCCTGGTCAAGAAATCCAAGCTGGCCGAGGTCGCACGCGAGCAGAACAAGGCCCGCCACGGCAAGGGCCCCGCCGCGCCCAACGAGATCCAGCGCGAGGCCGAACGCGCGCGCGCCGAGAAGGCCGAACGCGACCGGGCGCTGGAAGCCGAACGCAAGGCGCACGCCCGCACCGCGGAACTGCGCGCCCAGGCGCGGCAGATCATCGCCGACCGCAAGGTGCCGCGCAGCGGCGAGCTGGAATACCGCTTCACCGCGAACGGCGCCATCCGCACCGTGCTGGTCAACGACGACCTGAAGAAGAAACTGGCCGCCGGCCTGCTGGTGATCGCGCACATCGACGACCGCTACGAACTGCTGCCGCGCGTGGCCGCCGACAAGGTGCGCGAGCGCGATCCCGACATGATCGTGCTCGATCATGCCCAGGGAACGGATGCTGCGGCATCCACCTCCGAGGACGACGACTACTACGCCCAGTTCAAGGTGCCCGACGACCTGATGTGGTGA
- a CDS encoding class I SAM-dependent methyltransferase, producing MQQHELDALFDQQAAGYDARWVRMAPIRESLLFLMETVFADLPEDARLLCVGAGTGAEIAHLARRFPRWTFLALDPSTQMIATCRARAEREGFADRCGFHADVVDTLPEAAAFDGATCLLVSQFLLDPAVRTAFFASIARRLRPGGTLAWADLAWDTAAADYPAMLKLWMETMSGAGLDAAALEQIRANYARDVAILPPDHVAALAQAGGFLSPLRFHQAGMIHGWCARTAG from the coding sequence ATGCAGCAGCACGAACTCGATGCCCTCTTCGACCAGCAGGCCGCCGGCTACGATGCCCGCTGGGTGCGCATGGCGCCGATCCGCGAGAGCCTGCTGTTCCTGATGGAAACCGTGTTCGCGGACCTGCCCGAGGACGCGCGCCTGCTGTGCGTCGGCGCGGGCACCGGCGCGGAGATCGCGCACCTGGCGCGGCGCTTCCCGCGCTGGACCTTCCTCGCACTGGATCCTTCCACGCAGATGATCGCCACCTGCCGCGCACGCGCCGAGCGCGAAGGCTTCGCCGACCGCTGTGGTTTCCATGCCGACGTGGTCGACACGCTGCCGGAGGCCGCCGCGTTCGATGGCGCCACCTGCCTGCTGGTCTCGCAGTTCCTGCTCGATCCGGCCGTGCGCACGGCGTTCTTCGCCTCGATCGCGCGGCGCCTGCGTCCGGGCGGCACGCTCGCCTGGGCCGATCTCGCCTGGGACACCGCGGCGGCCGACTACCCGGCCATGTTGAAGCTGTGGATGGAAACCATGTCCGGCGCCGGCCTCGACGCCGCCGCGCTGGAACAGATCCGCGCCAACTACGCGCGCGATGTCGCCATCCTGCCGCCCGACCACGTGGCTGCGCTGGCGCAAGCCGGTGGCTTCCTGTCGCCGCTGCGCTTCCACCAGGCCGGGATGATCCATGGCTGGTGCGCCCGCACGGCAGGGTAG
- a CDS encoding GMC family oxidoreductase produces MSIPPASYAPSLTTGAPSGRFDFIVCGAGPAGCALAGRLAEHPGVRVLLVEAGGADTLPEILEPTQWPLNLGSDRDWGFVAQSNPHLNHRAIPLNMGKVLGGSSSINVMVWARGHQADWDQFAEEAGDDDWGYRSVLGIYRRIEDWRGLPDAARRGTGGPVHVETPPHPQPVAIAMVEAAKTLGIPTFDSPNGAMMEGRGGVALNDLIVKAGQRSSLFRAYILPKLGQPNLTVMTGAQVSRLVLEGTTVVGVEITQGAQRTRILADREVILSMGAINTPKVLMQSGIGPEEELAPHGIPVIQHLPGVGRNHQDHVSFGCLFEANAPVGVGNGGSEATLYWKTDAALAAPDVFHCQLEFPVPTPETAHRGVPAHGWMTFAGLSHPKSRGSVHLTGADPDAPPRIQANTLSHPDDLRDARATVALAREMAHASPFRNLLKREAMPGNLGTSEMDTYLRDAAVTFWHQACTAKMGRDAMSVVNGNLQVYGIERLRIADASVLPNVPSGNTMAPCVVIGERAAEIIGRAHRL; encoded by the coding sequence ATGTCCATTCCTCCCGCGTCGTACGCGCCCTCCCTGACGACCGGCGCACCCTCCGGCCGTTTCGATTTCATCGTCTGCGGCGCCGGACCGGCCGGCTGCGCCCTCGCCGGCCGGTTGGCCGAGCATCCGGGCGTGCGTGTGCTGCTGGTGGAAGCGGGCGGCGCCGATACGCTGCCGGAGATCCTCGAGCCGACCCAGTGGCCGCTCAACCTGGGCTCGGATCGCGACTGGGGTTTCGTGGCGCAGTCCAACCCGCACCTCAACCACCGCGCCATCCCGCTCAACATGGGCAAGGTGCTGGGCGGCAGCTCCAGCATCAACGTGATGGTGTGGGCACGCGGCCACCAGGCCGACTGGGACCAGTTCGCCGAGGAAGCCGGCGACGATGACTGGGGTTATCGGTCCGTCCTCGGGATCTACCGGCGTATCGAAGACTGGCGCGGCCTGCCCGATGCCGCCCGTCGCGGCACCGGCGGGCCGGTGCACGTGGAAACCCCGCCGCATCCGCAGCCCGTGGCGATCGCCATGGTCGAAGCGGCGAAAACCCTCGGAATACCCACGTTCGACAGCCCCAATGGCGCGATGATGGAAGGCCGTGGCGGGGTCGCGCTCAACGATCTGATCGTCAAGGCCGGACAGCGCTCATCGCTCTTCCGCGCCTACATCCTCCCGAAACTGGGGCAGCCCAACCTGACGGTGATGACGGGCGCACAGGTCAGCAGACTCGTGCTCGAAGGCACTACGGTCGTCGGCGTCGAGATCACCCAGGGTGCGCAGCGCACGCGCATCCTGGCCGATCGCGAAGTGATCCTGTCGATGGGCGCGATCAATACGCCCAAGGTGCTGATGCAGTCCGGCATCGGCCCCGAGGAGGAACTGGCACCGCATGGCATCCCGGTGATCCAGCACCTGCCCGGTGTCGGGCGGAACCACCAGGACCACGTGTCCTTCGGCTGTCTGTTCGAGGCGAACGCGCCGGTGGGTGTGGGCAACGGCGGATCGGAAGCCACACTGTACTGGAAGACCGATGCCGCATTGGCTGCGCCCGACGTCTTCCATTGCCAGCTGGAGTTCCCCGTACCGACGCCGGAAACCGCGCATCGCGGCGTGCCGGCGCATGGCTGGATGACCTTCGCCGGACTGTCGCATCCCAAGAGCCGCGGCTCGGTGCATCTCACCGGTGCCGATCCCGACGCGCCCCCGCGGATCCAGGCCAATACGCTGTCGCATCCCGACGATCTGCGTGACGCCAGGGCGACTGTCGCGCTGGCCCGGGAGATGGCGCACGCCTCGCCCTTCAGGAACCTCTTGAAGCGCGAAGCGATGCCCGGAAACCTGGGCACCTCCGAGATGGACACCTATCTCCGCGACGCGGCCGTGACCTTCTGGCACCAGGCATGCACGGCGAAGATGGGACGCGATGCGATGTCCGTGGTCAACGGCAACCTGCAGGTCTACGGCATCGAGCGTCTGCGCATCGCCGACGCCTCCGTCCTGCCGAATGTCCCGAGCGGCAACACGATGGCGCCGTGCGTCGTGATCGGCGAGCGGGCGGCGGAGATCATCGGGCGTGCGCACCGGCTCTGA
- a CDS encoding alpha/beta hydrolase, whose protein sequence is MFKLIPALLAAALAASLSPSAHATEAVRDGGQVRNVVLVHGAFADGSGWRPVYEDLTARGYRVSIVQNPLTSLADDVAATKRVLDRQDGPAILVGHSWGGTVITEAGVHDKVAGLVYVSALAPDAGETTAQQYTGFAPTPEFVIETSADGFGFIHPAKFKAGFAHDTTDADAAFLRDSQVPINMSAFGTPLTHAAWRSKPSWAVIATEDKAFDQAMLIHMAERIDARITKVSASHAVFMTQPKVVADTIDRAARDAGQAAR, encoded by the coding sequence ATGTTCAAGCTCATTCCCGCCCTGCTCGCCGCCGCGCTGGCCGCCAGCCTGTCTCCCTCTGCCCATGCCACCGAGGCCGTCCGCGACGGCGGCCAGGTGAGGAACGTCGTGCTGGTGCACGGCGCCTTCGCCGATGGATCCGGATGGCGCCCGGTGTACGAGGATCTCACCGCGCGCGGCTACCGCGTCTCCATCGTGCAGAACCCGCTGACCTCGCTGGCCGACGATGTGGCCGCCACGAAACGCGTACTGGACCGCCAGGACGGCCCCGCCATCCTGGTCGGACACTCCTGGGGCGGCACGGTCATCACCGAAGCCGGCGTGCACGACAAGGTCGCCGGTCTGGTCTACGTGTCGGCGCTGGCGCCGGACGCCGGCGAAACCACCGCCCAGCAGTACACCGGCTTCGCGCCCACGCCGGAGTTCGTGATCGAGACCAGCGCCGACGGCTTCGGCTTCATCCATCCTGCCAAGTTCAAGGCCGGCTTCGCCCACGACACCACCGATGCCGATGCCGCGTTCCTGCGCGACTCGCAGGTGCCCATCAACATGTCGGCCTTCGGCACCCCGCTGACCCACGCCGCGTGGCGCAGCAAGCCCAGCTGGGCCGTGATCGCCACCGAAGACAAGGCCTTCGACCAGGCGATGCTGATCCACATGGCCGAACGCATCGACGCGCGCATCACCAAGGTCTCCGCCAGCCATGCGGTCTTCATGACGCAGCCCAAGGTGGTCGCCGACACGATCGACCGCGCGGCGCGCGACGCCGGCCAGGCGGCCAGGTAA
- a CDS encoding SDR family oxidoreductase, translating to MSFDLQLAGKRILVTGGTRGVGAAVVERLIQLGARVATTARSVPDTPLEHVHYVAADLATADGVRAAAEAARHELGGIDILINVVGGSSAPAGGFAVLDDAEWAKALDVNLMSAVRMDRALLPAMLAQGSGVILHVTSIQRVLPLHDATIAYAAAKAALSTYSKALSKEVTPQGVRVVRVSPGWVETEAAVDFLGGIAANVGTDYEGARRMVMEALGGIPLGRPAQPSEVADLIAFLVSPRAASVSGSEHVIDGGTVPTA from the coding sequence ATGAGTTTCGACCTCCAGCTGGCTGGCAAGCGCATCCTGGTCACCGGCGGCACGCGAGGGGTCGGTGCGGCCGTCGTCGAACGGCTGATCCAGCTCGGAGCGCGCGTCGCGACGACCGCGCGCTCGGTGCCGGACACGCCGCTCGAGCATGTCCACTACGTGGCGGCCGACCTGGCTACCGCCGACGGCGTGCGCGCGGCGGCGGAGGCGGCCCGGCACGAACTCGGCGGCATCGACATCCTGATCAATGTGGTCGGCGGGTCGTCGGCCCCCGCAGGCGGTTTCGCCGTGCTGGACGATGCGGAGTGGGCCAAGGCGCTCGACGTGAACCTGATGTCGGCCGTGCGGATGGATCGCGCGCTGCTGCCGGCGATGCTCGCGCAGGGGTCCGGCGTGATCCTGCACGTGACGTCGATCCAGCGCGTGCTGCCGCTGCACGACGCCACCATCGCCTATGCCGCCGCCAAGGCCGCGCTGTCCACCTACAGCAAGGCGCTCTCCAAGGAAGTGACGCCCCAGGGCGTGCGGGTGGTCCGCGTCTCGCCGGGCTGGGTCGAGACGGAAGCCGCGGTCGACTTCCTCGGCGGCATCGCGGCCAATGTGGGCACGGATTACGAAGGCGCCAGGCGGATGGTCATGGAGGCGCTGGGCGGCATCCCGTTGGGACGGCCTGCCCAGCCGAGCGAGGTCGCCGACCTCATCGCGTTCCTGGTGTCGCCGCGGGCGGCGTCCGTGTCGGGGTCGGAACACGTGATCGACGGCGGCACCGTCCCGACCGCGTAA
- a CDS encoding nuclear transport factor 2 family protein, with protein MKALDLPEPIAAYFEADRQDGQAVARCFTRDGVVLDEGHTHSGLAAIEAWKTASSATYTYTATPHTLETQGRSYTVTSQVSGDFPGSPLDLRYRFTLERGKIATLEIAP; from the coding sequence ATGAAAGCGCTGGACCTGCCTGAACCCATTGCCGCCTACTTCGAGGCCGACCGTCAGGACGGCCAGGCCGTCGCCCGCTGCTTCACCCGGGACGGCGTCGTCCTGGACGAAGGCCATACCCATTCGGGCCTCGCCGCGATCGAAGCCTGGAAGACCGCGTCGTCCGCCACGTACACCTACACCGCGACGCCCCACACGCTGGAGACGCAGGGCCGCAGCTACACCGTGACCAGCCAGGTGTCGGGCGACTTCCCGGGCAGCCCGCTGGACCTGCGTTATCGCTTCACGCTGGAGCGCGGCAAGATCGCCACGCTGGAGATCGCGCCATGA
- a CDS encoding LysR family transcriptional regulator → MRGSEFAELKAFVAVVDRASFARAADHLGLSRSALSQIIRQLEARLGVRLLNRTTRSVSPTEPGRQLHERIAPMLRDMDDAVAQAVGTRARTAGTLRINTLSMAAKRVIAPRLGRFALAHPDVVLDIVIDDGLSDIAAEGFDAGIRVGGRLQKDMVAVRLTPDFELLAVASPDYLARHGEPKTPADLSQHACINWRFPGSGKIAGWSFEKKRKAVEFFGEGKVISNHQDIIVPAALQGLGILYAYNDDDIAEALRDGRLKRVLADWSPTVPGLFLYYSSRRYMLPALRAFIDCLLDRDLG, encoded by the coding sequence ATGCGCGGTTCGGAATTTGCCGAACTCAAGGCCTTCGTGGCCGTGGTCGACCGGGCCAGCTTCGCCCGGGCCGCCGACCACCTGGGGCTGTCGCGCTCGGCCCTCAGCCAGATCATCCGGCAGCTGGAAGCCCGGCTCGGCGTTCGATTGTTGAACCGCACCACCCGCAGCGTGTCACCGACCGAACCCGGACGGCAGCTGCACGAGCGCATCGCGCCGATGCTCCGCGACATGGATGACGCCGTGGCGCAGGCCGTGGGCACGCGTGCGCGCACCGCCGGGACCCTGCGCATCAACACGCTGAGCATGGCGGCCAAGCGAGTGATCGCGCCACGGTTGGGACGGTTCGCCCTCGCGCATCCCGACGTCGTGCTCGACATCGTCATCGACGACGGCCTGAGCGATATCGCAGCCGAAGGATTCGACGCCGGCATCCGGGTGGGCGGCCGGCTGCAGAAGGACATGGTGGCGGTGCGGCTCACGCCCGACTTCGAGCTGCTCGCCGTGGCGTCGCCCGACTACCTCGCCCGGCACGGCGAACCGAAGACGCCGGCGGATCTGAGCCAGCACGCGTGCATCAACTGGCGCTTCCCCGGCAGCGGCAAGATCGCCGGCTGGTCGTTCGAGAAGAAGCGCAAGGCGGTCGAATTCTTCGGCGAGGGAAAGGTGATCTCGAACCACCAGGACATCATCGTGCCCGCCGCGCTGCAGGGGCTCGGCATCCTGTACGCGTACAACGACGACGACATCGCCGAGGCGTTGCGCGATGGACGGCTCAAGCGCGTGCTCGCCGACTGGTCGCCGACGGTACCCGGCCTGTTCCTCTACTACTCGAGCCGGCGCTACATGCTGCCGGCGCTCCGGGCCTTCATCGACTGCCTGCTCGATCGCGACCTGGGTTGA
- a CDS encoding transglutaminase family protein, whose protein sequence is MNNPPNGSNMRLLAGCELTVESIEDCAVVAMLRPRSGDAQWLISETYAFDPHVRPTEFVDVFGNLCQRFVVPRGRMRIRAELEVETERDIALAPWVAPVPAALLPDHTLQYLLPSRYCPSDRTFEQAQAIVEAAGPRSGQVGAVVEWIRTHIAYRYGVSDASTDALGTMEAGAGVCRDQAHVGITLCRSLRIPARMVVGYLHGLAPMDLHAWFEAYLDGRWYTFDPTQSAPRGGRIVVAYGRDAADVAFLTHHGWLQTLDLQVWVGERMDEIRR, encoded by the coding sequence ATGAACAACCCCCCGAACGGATCGAACATGCGCCTGCTGGCCGGATGCGAACTGACGGTCGAATCGATCGAAGACTGCGCGGTGGTCGCCATGCTGCGTCCGCGCAGCGGCGATGCGCAATGGCTGATCAGCGAAACCTATGCCTTCGATCCCCACGTCCGGCCGACCGAGTTCGTCGACGTGTTCGGCAACCTGTGCCAGCGCTTCGTGGTGCCGCGCGGGCGCATGCGCATCCGCGCCGAACTGGAGGTGGAGACCGAGCGCGATATCGCCCTTGCGCCGTGGGTCGCGCCGGTGCCGGCGGCCCTGCTGCCCGATCACACGCTGCAGTACCTGTTGCCGAGCCGCTACTGCCCGAGCGATCGCACGTTCGAGCAGGCGCAGGCGATCGTCGAGGCGGCCGGTCCGCGCAGTGGCCAGGTCGGCGCCGTCGTGGAATGGATCCGCACGCACATCGCGTACCGGTACGGCGTCAGCGATGCCAGCACGGACGCACTCGGCACGATGGAAGCGGGCGCGGGCGTCTGCCGCGACCAGGCCCATGTCGGCATCACGCTGTGCAGGAGCCTGCGGATTCCGGCCCGCATGGTGGTCGGCTATCTGCACGGACTGGCGCCGATGGATCTGCATGCGTGGTTCGAGGCGTATCTGGATGGACGCTGGTACACCTTCGATCCGACGCAGTCCGCGCCGCGCGGCGGCCGCATCGTGGTCGCCTACGGTCGCGATGCCGCAGACGTGGCGTTCCTGACCCATCACGGCTGGCTGCAGACGTTGGATCTGCAGGTATGGGTCGGTGAGCGAATGGATGAAATACGGCGTTGA